From Nicotiana tabacum cultivar K326 chromosome 20, ASM71507v2, whole genome shotgun sequence, one genomic window encodes:
- the LOC107812680 gene encoding receptor-like kinase TMK4: protein MASSPHPPHPPHHHHHHHYLLLLLFLFTLIPFTFSDDAAVMSKLLAALSPAPSGWSSDKPFCSWTDVNCDKSSATVVSINIDSQSLSGSLPSDLNQLSNLKTLSVQKNSLSGPLPSFANMTKLAEIYLDNNQFTSVPQDFLLGLPSLQTFSINENGKLSPWQIPLHLTESGNLGTILASNASIFGVIPDFFDAFPNLQDLRLSYNNFTGSLPASFGGSEIRNLWLNNQFQGLSGTIDVIENMTQLSQVWLHANSFSGPIPDLSKCENIFDLQLRDNQFTGVIPDSVMRLPKLVNITLQNNKLQGPMPHFKDGVKVQLGTTNSFCQSTPGPCDPQVAALVEVAGGFGYPMTLAESWIGNDPCKGWSYISCDGKNVAVATFGKRQFSGFISPAFANLTSLRTLLLNDNNLTGSIPETLTTLPKLQAIDVTNNNLSGPMPVFRSGVKFTYGGNLLLGKNSSDGGGSGGSPGSNSSSDGGNTSGGSKKSTVSAGMIVGVVISVVVFVLVVLFVSYKCYIKRRHKRFGRVETPEGSNQMVKPSVVNGTNGYAGVPSELQSQSSGDHSEMPVFEGGNVAISIQVLRQVTNNFSEENILGRGGFGVVYKGELHDGTKIAVKRMESGAMGTKGMNEFQAEIAVLTKVRHRHLVALLGFCVNGNERLLVYEYMPQGTLSQHLFEWQELGYPLLTWKQRVTITLDVARGVEYLHSLAQQSFIHRDLKPSNILLGDDMRAKVADFGLVRNAPDGKYSVETRLAGTFGYLAPEYAATGRVTTKVDVYAFGVVLMEIITGRKALDETMPDERSHLVTWFRRVLINKDNLRKAIDQTLDPDEETFESIAKVAELAGHCTAREPFQRPDMGHAVNVLAPLVELWKPTRNEDEDSGIDLHMSLPQILQRWQADEGTSRMFDDFSYSQTQSSIPSKPSGFADSFNSTDCR, encoded by the exons ATGGCTTCCTCTCCCCACCCACCCCACCcaccccaccaccaccaccaccaccactacctccttctcctcctcttTCTCTTCACCTTAATCCCTTTCACATTTTCAGATGATGCTGCTGTTATGTCAAAGCTACTGGCTGCTCTTTCTCCAGCTCCTTCAGGGTGGTCATCTGATAAACCATTTTGTTCTTGGACTGATGTGAACTGTGACAAATCTAGTGCTACTGTAGTTTCAATTAATATTGATTCACAGTCTCTTTCTGGTTCATTACCTTCTGATCTGAACcaactttcaaatcttaaaaCCCTTTCTGTTCAAAAGAATTCACTTTCTGGCCCCTTACCTTCTTTTGCAAATATGACCAAATTAGCTGAGATTTACTTGGATAATAACCAATTCACCTCTGTTCCTCAAGATTTCCTTTTGGGGCTCCCTAGTTTGCAGACTTTTAGCATTAATGAAAATGGAAAGCTTAGTCCTTGGCAAATTCCTTTGCATTTGACTGAAAGTGGCAATCTTGGTACTATTCTTGCAAGTAATGCTAGTATTTTTGGTGTTATTCCTGATTTCTTTGATGCTTTCCCAAATCTTCAAGATTTGAGATTGTCTTATAATAATTTTACTGGTTCTTTGCCTGCTTCTTTTGGGGGTAGTGAAATTAGGAATTTGTGGCTAAATAATCAATTTCAAGGGCTATCTGGAACTATTGATGTGATTGAAAACATGACACAATTGTCACAAGTTTGGTTACATGCTAATTCTTTTAGTGGTCCAATTCCTGATTTGTCCAAATGTGAGAATATATTTGATTTGCAGTTAAGAGACAATCAATTTACTGGGGTTATTCCAGATTCAGTAATGAGGTTGCCTAAGTTGGTAAATATTACTTTGCAAAACAATAAGTTACAAGGTCCAATGCCACACTTTAAAGATGGGGTTAAGGTGCAACTTGGTACTACTAATAGCTTTTGTCAGTCCACTCCTGGACCGTGTGATCCGCAGGTTGCAGCACTTGTTGAAGTAGCTGGTGGTTTTGGTTATCCGATGACTTTGGCTGAGTCTTGGATAGGAAATGATCCTTGTAAAGGGTGGTCATATATAAGCTGTGATGGAAAAAATGTAGCTGTTGCAACATTTGGTAAGCGGCAGTTTTCAGGTTTTATTTCTCCTGCTTTTGCAAATTTGACCTCTTTAAGGACCTTGCTTTTGAATGATAACAATCTTACTGGATCTATACCGGAAACCTTGACAACTTTGCCTAAGCTTCAAGCCATCGATGTTACTAATAACAATTTATCTGGTCCTATGCCTGTGTTTCGATCGGGTGTTAAGTTTACTTATGGTGGTAACTTATTACTTGGAAAGAATAGTAGTGATGGAGGGGGGAGTGGTGGATCACCAGGGTCGAACTCGAGTAGTGATGGTGGAAATACATCTGGTGGTTCAAAGAAGTCTACAGTTTCAGCTGGAATGATTGTTGGTGTGGTTATATCTGTTGTTGTTTTTGTCCTAGTTGTTTTGTTTGTGTCTTACAAATGTTACATAAAGAGACGGCATAAGAGATTCGGGAGGGTTGAGACTCCGGAAGGAAGCAATCAAATGGTTAAGCCTAGTGTAGTGAATGGTACGAACGGGTATGCAGGAGTTCCGAGTGAGCTACAAAGCCAGAGCAGTGGTGATCACAGCGAGATGCCGGTATTTGAAGGTGGAAATGTTGCCATTTCTATCCAGGTGCTTCGACAAGTGACGAACAATTTCAGTGAAGAAAATATCTTGGGTAGAGGAGGATTTGGAGTCGTTTATAAGGGCGAATTACATGATGGGACTAAGATTGCTGTGAAGAGGATGGAATCGGGGGCGATGGGTACTAAAGGAATGAACGAATTCCAAGCTGAAATCGCGGTCCTTACCAAGGTTAGGCATAGGCATCTTGTTGCTCTTCTTGGTTTTTGTGTTAACGGCAATGAGAGACTTTTGGTGTACGAGTACATGCCACAGGGAACTTTAAGTCAGCATTTGTTTGAATGGCAAGAACTTGGCTACCCACTTTTAACTTGGAAGCAAAGGGTAACAATAACATTAGATGTTGCAAGGGGAGTTGAGTATCTCCACAGTTTGGCGCAGCAAAGTTTTATCCATAGGGATTTGAAGCCGTCTAACATACTTCTTGGGGATGACATGAGAGCCAAGGTTGCAGATTTTGGATTGGTCAGGAATGCGCCCGATGGGAAATATTCTGTTGAGACACGGTTGGCTGGAACTTTCGGCTATCTGGCGCCTGAATATGCTG CTACTGGACGAGTAACGACCAAAGTAGATGTGTATGCATTTGGGGTTGTTTTAATGGAGATCATCACTGGTAGAAAAGCATTGGACGAGACAATGCCAGACGAGAGGTCCCATTTGGTGACATGGTTCCGCAGAGTCCTTATCAACAAAGACAACCTCCGAAAGGCTATCGACCAAACACTTGATCCCGACGAGGAAACATTCGAGAGCATTGCTAAGGTTGCCGAGTTAGCAGGCCATTGTACTGCACGCGAACCATTTCAACGCCCTGATATGGGACACGCTGTCAATGTCCTTGCACCCCTCGTAGAGCTGTGGAAACCTACAAGAAATGAAGATGAAGACAGCGGCATTGATCTCCATATGAGCCTTCCTCAAATCCTACAAAGATGGCAAGCTGATGAAGGAACTTCAAGAATGTTTGATGATTTCTCCTACAGTCAAACACAATCAAGCATTCCCTCAAAACCTTCTGGGTTTGCAGATAGTTTTAATTCAACAGATTGCAGATGA
- the LOC107812679 gene encoding putative glucan endo-1,3-beta-glucosidase A6: MFKEKIMVEVILAVAFLSFLAFSDAFPLANMIGVNYGRLGNNLPSQYESIEHIKNMKAGRVKLYDANPEILRLLSGTNLHVSIMVPNDQISIVAANQSAANQWVRDNVLSYYPNTMIRYILVGNEVLSNKDDQSLWYDLVPAMRNIKKSIDEHRIHNIKIGTPLAMDMLQTSFPPSSGEFRLDIPRNSLLIPLLRFLNWTKSYFFIDVYPYFSWSQNPSSISLDFALFKGTQIYKDPLSGYVYTNLLDQMLDSVIFAMEKLGFYNIRLAIAETGWPNGGDYDQIGANIYNAATYNRNLVRRLTSQPPIGTPARPGSTIPTFIFSLYDENQKEGPGTERHWGLLQPNGKAIYDIDLTGEISESELSKLPVPKNNGPFHGKLWCVLAKDIVNEKDLGQALEFACKRDGICDELSPEKSCYQPVSIVAHANYAFSSYWAKFRKDGEICHFNGLAVQTTLDPSHGSCKFPYVSL; encoded by the exons ATGTTCAAAGAGAAAATCATGGTAGAAGTCATTTTAGCTGttgctttcctttcttttcttgctttctcAG aTGCATTTCCACTAGCAAACATGATTGGAGTAAATTATGGAAGGCTAGGAAACAATTTACCATCTCAATATGAATCAATAGAGCATATAAAAAACATGAAAGCTGGTAGAGTGAAGCTATATGATGCAAATCCAGAGATACTTAGATTATTATCAGGCACAAATCTTCATGTCTCAATCATGGTACCAAATGATCAAATCTCAATTGTAGCTGCAAATCAATCAGCTGCAAACCAATGGGTACGCGATAACGTTCTTTCTTACTATCCAAACACTATGATCCGATATATTTTAGTAGGAAATGAAGTTTTAAGTAACAAGGATGATCAAAGTTTATGGTATGATCTTGTTCCAGCAATGAGAAATATCAAGAAATCGATCGATGAACATAGAATTCACAACATTAAAATTGGTACACCTTTAGCTATGGACATGTTACAAACCTCATTTCCACCTTCAAGTGGTGAATTTAGGTTAGATATTCCAAGAAACTCACTATTGATACCATTGTTGAGATTCTTGAATTGGACAAAATCTTACTTCTTTATTGATGTTTACCCTTATTTCTCATGGTCCCAAAATCCATCTTCAATTAGTCTTGATTTTGCACTATTTAAAGGTACTCAAATCTATAAGGATCCACTTAGTGGCTATGTTTACACAAACCTCTTGGATCAAATGCTTGATTCAGTGATATTTGCAAtggaaaaattagggttttacaaTATTAGATTGGCAATAGCAGAAACTGGATGGCCTAATGGAGGTGACTATGATCAAATTGGTGCTAATATCTACAATGCAGCTACATATAACCGAAATCTTGTACGTAGATTGACATCACAACCACCCATTGGTACACCAGCTCGTCCAGGGTCAACGATACCTACGTTTATTTTTTCACTCTACGATGAAAATCAAAAGGAAGGTCCAGGGACTGAGAGGCATTGGGGTTTGTTACAACCAAATGGTAAGGCAATTTACGATATCGACTTGACAGGAGAGATATCAGAGTCTGAATTATCTAAGTTACCAGTGCCAAAAAATAATGGACCATTTCATGGGAAGTTATGGTGTGTTTTGGCAAAGGATATTGTGAATGAAAAGGATTTAGGACAAGCTTTGGAATTTGCATGTAAGAGAGATGGGATATGTGATGAACTTTCTCCTGAAAAATCATGTTATCAACCTGTTTCAATTGTTGCTCATGCAAATTATGCATTTAGTTCATATTGGGCTAAGTTTAGAAAGGATGGTGAAATTTGTCATTTCAATGGGCTTGCTGTTCAAACCACTCTTGACCCAA GTCATGGATCATGCAAATTCCCTTATGTTTCTCTCTGA